A single Acidaminococcus sp. DNA region contains:
- a CDS encoding sodium:solute symporter family protein gives MSIQFFIVLIYVILLFGVSFYMKRRADKNPAEYLFAGRQFGPCLVAFAITGMAVGAASTVGVAESATKLGLSAGWYNGAWAIGAIIMGLVAAGKYRSLECTTVPELFERSYDKKARIISVIGLSIIMICITSLQYVAGGSILSSLMPDVFTMRSGMIASAVVFIGITAIGGLWSSGVSNLVSVTIIYIGLIYSVVRVLTRDGGLAGIAAKLPVVPGLDWTSPFGGLTAAMMIGWIIVMTTQAITAQGPVQIACGARDVQSARKGFILGGFLIFPIGFLSAILGMAALAEFPNINPTKALPQIVMSLDPVASGLTLAALWAADVSTACTILLGAGTLVSQDIYKRFINPNISESDYVKANRIIILIIGVITLWMAFNMVGIVKMMMIGLSLTTAFTLVFLCTMFAPGLCRKNTAFWTTLVGILGLVAWTFIPSIRIFPHVIYFEWLICIITLLIVRLIDKEPIKQPTLKKAM, from the coding sequence ATGTCCATTCAATTTTTTATTGTCCTCATTTATGTGATTTTGTTGTTTGGCGTTTCTTTTTACATGAAACGTCGCGCTGACAAGAATCCGGCAGAGTATCTTTTTGCAGGAAGGCAGTTCGGACCTTGTCTGGTTGCGTTTGCCATCACCGGTATGGCGGTCGGTGCCGCTTCTACGGTCGGCGTAGCGGAAAGTGCCACGAAGCTCGGTCTTTCAGCCGGCTGGTACAACGGGGCTTGGGCCATCGGGGCCATTATCATGGGCCTTGTGGCGGCGGGGAAGTACCGCAGCCTCGAATGCACGACTGTCCCGGAACTTTTTGAGCGTTCCTATGATAAGAAAGCACGTATTATCAGCGTCATCGGGCTTTCAATCATCATGATCTGCATCACCTCGCTGCAGTATGTGGCCGGCGGTTCCATCCTGTCGTCCCTCATGCCTGACGTCTTTACCATGAGAAGCGGCATGATTGCGAGCGCTGTAGTGTTTATCGGCATTACGGCCATCGGCGGCCTCTGGTCGAGCGGCGTATCGAACCTTGTCAGTGTCACCATCATTTATATCGGTCTTATTTATTCTGTCGTCCGGGTCCTTACGCGGGACGGCGGGCTTGCCGGCATCGCTGCCAAGCTGCCCGTTGTGCCTGGCCTTGACTGGACGAGTCCTTTCGGCGGGCTGACAGCTGCCATGATGATCGGTTGGATCATCGTCATGACAACGCAGGCCATTACCGCTCAGGGGCCTGTACAGATTGCCTGCGGTGCCCGCGATGTGCAGTCTGCACGCAAAGGCTTTATTCTCGGCGGCTTCCTGATTTTCCCGATAGGCTTTCTTTCCGCCATCCTCGGCATGGCAGCCCTTGCCGAATTCCCGAATATCAACCCGACCAAAGCACTGCCGCAGATTGTCATGAGCCTTGACCCGGTCGCCTCGGGCCTTACCCTGGCTGCACTCTGGGCTGCAGACGTATCGACGGCCTGCACGATTCTGCTTGGCGCCGGGACCCTTGTTTCGCAGGACATCTATAAGCGTTTTATCAATCCCAACATTTCCGAATCGGATTATGTCAAAGCAAACCGAATCATCATTCTCATCATCGGCGTCATTACGCTGTGGATGGCCTTCAATATGGTGGGCATCGTCAAGATGATGATGATCGGCCTGAGCCTCACGACAGCCTTCACCCTTGTATTTCTGTGCACCATGTTTGCACCGGGCCTCTGCCGGAAAAATACGGCTTTCTGGACGACCTTAGTTGGTATCCTCGGCCTTGTCGCCTGGACCTTTATCCCGTCCATCCGCATCTTCCCGCACGTTATTTACTTCGAATGGCTGATTTGCATCATTACCTTGTTGATTGTCAGACTTATCGACAAAGAGCCTATCAAACAGCCTACGCTGAAAAAAGCAATGTAA